CGCCGCCGGCCCCGCGCCAACCAGCGTGTCCGCCAACTGCAACGGGCAGCTCAGCCTGCAGCCAAACGCAGGCTCGGCCGGCGGCACCGTAACGGTCTCGTTCACCGCGAAGGGCCTCGATCCGAACTCGCCGGCCAGCGTCTTCTTCGGCGGCCAGTTAGCCTCGACGACCGCCGGCACCACCGATGCGCAGGGCGCGTTGAGCTTCAGCGCCGATATGTCGGTGCCCATGGTCACCGGCCAGGCGCCGGTGCAGGTGGCCACGGCCAACCGCTGCGCCCAGGCCTTCTTCCAGGTGTTGCAGAGCGGTCCGCGGGTGGTGACCAGCACGCCGATGCCGCGCGGCTGCCAACCCTCTACGGCAGTGAGTTGCACCACCTCGCCCTGACACATCTGCCCGGTGCACGTTCAACGTGGTCAGCGCCCCGCTCGCTGGTAGGTGCCGACGAGCGTACCCTGCGCGAGAATGTGCCCCCGCATCGCATTCAAGACGCCGCCCTTGCCCGGCACGGGCGCGAGGTTGAGCGGCTGATCGAGCGCGTACACGGTGAAGCGGTAGTAGTGCGCCGGCCCACCCGAAGGGCACGGCCCGCTGTAGCCGGTGACACCGCCATCGTTCCGCCCCTGCACACCGCCGATCGCCGGCCGCTCTGCCGCCGGCACGCCCTGCGGCAGGCTCGTGGCCGTGGCCGGCAGGTCGAGCAACAGCCAGTGCGTGAAGCTGCCGCCCGGCGCGTCCGGGTCGTCCACCACGACGGCGTAGGCGGCGGCGCCGCGTGCCGGCACGCTCCAGCTCAGGGGCGGCGAAACGTTGGCGCCATCGCAGGTGAAGTCCGGCGGAATCGGGCCGTCGGGCGTGAACGCGGTGCTGCTCACCGTCAGGCCACGTCCCGGCGTGGCCGCGGGCGGCGGGCTGGGCGTGGCTGGACCCGGTCGCGGCTTGCTGCTGCCGCAGGCGGTAAGCGCGGCGCAGAGCAGCAGCGCCACGGTCAGATCGCTCCACCACGCGCTTCTGCTCCACCGCGTGGCAGGCCAGGCCGCGGCCGCGCTTCTGTCATGTTGCTGCATCTGGCGACCCGATCGCCGCGCACGAGCGGCGCCTGCTGGTACGATCACCGCGCGGCCGCGGCGGCTCAGCGCGGCGCGGGAAGAGGAGGAAGCCAGCATGCGCTGTCCGGTCTGCCGCAGGCCCGTGCAGTTCGAGTCCGGCCCGTTCTGCTCCGCCTCCTGCCGCTACGCCTTCCGCGAAGCACGGCGCCAGAGCTACGCCGAGCCGGCCGGCCCGCTGCCGCCGGAACTGGCCGACGCGCTGCATGCAACGCTCCACGAACAGGGCACCGAAGTACCGGCAATCCGTCCCGCCTGAGCCGCGCAGCGCGGAACTGCCGCCCTGTTCCCTGTTCCCTAAAAGACGTCGTCGCGCTCGCCGAAGTCGAACTGGTAGGTGCGCTCGGTGAGCTCTTCCTCCGAGACGACGCCGCGCTCGATCAGCAGCGCCTCGAAGGCGGCCAGCCAGCGCTCGTAGTAGCCCGAAGGGTCGCCGCCGGCGTCGGCGCGGGCGATCTCGCCGATCAGCCGCTGGCGGAACTCCTCCCATGCGTAGAGCTGCTCTTCGTGCAGCGCCACCGCCATGCCGAAGGCGCGGCCCTGCCAGGGCGCCTCGAAAATCAGCTCGCCGTTCTTGCGCGGCGCCGCCGCCTCGCCGGCCATATCGGCGATTAACCGATCGACCACCCCAGCCGCGCCTTCAGCCCCAATCGCCCCGCGATCGATCCCCCCTTCCCTCAGTATTGGGGGCGAAGTTATGAACCGGGGGATGGGGGCCGCGCAGGCGTGGCGCGGGCGAGCGTCGTCCACCGGCTGGCCGTCCGGCCGCTCCTGCCAGGCGGAGGCGCTGAACTGCAGGCTGTCGAGCGGCGGCGGCGGCGGCACGAAGCCGTCGGCGTCGAGCAAGGTCTCGATGTAGTCGTAGAGGCGATAGACCAGCGCCCCATGGTTGAGCGAATGGAACCAGAGGGCATGGCCGTCGAACAGCAGCAGCGCCACGTTGGCGAGGGCGCAGGGGCCGAGGCAGCCGCCGACCGTGAGGTGCACGATATTGCGCAGCCGCCGCCGCTCCCACTCCTCGTGGTAGAGGCCGGCGGGCACGGAGGCGAAGCCGTCTTCCACCCGCCCGCAGCAGCAGCCGTCCTTGCAGACGAAGAGCTGGCCGCGCGGCCGCGCCACGTTCACGGGCCGGCCGTCGGCGCGCCGCACGATGTTGCGCTGGCGCTCGTACATGACGTGGCTCAGTTCGCGGCCACGGCGGCAGGCATGGCGAGTTCGGCCACGCCGATCAGCGAGTCGCGCGAGACCAGCGGCACGAGCTGCTCCTCGCTCAGCCCCTCGCTGCCGGCCGGACGCAGCGGCAGCACCATGTAGCGCAGCTCGGCGCTGCTGTCCCAGACGCGCACCTCGCGCTCGGGTGCGATCTCGACGCCGAACTCACGCAGCACGGCGCGCGGCTCGATCACGGCGCGCGAGCGATAGGCCGGCTGCTTGTACCAGGTCGGCGGCAGGCCCAGCACCGCCCAGGGATAGCAGGAGCAGAGCGTGCAGACGACCATGTTGTGCACGGCCGGCGTGTTCTCCACGACGCGCAGGTCGCCGTAGTCGAGGCCCAGCTCGGCGAGCGCCGCTTTGGGCTGTTCGAGCAGCAGGCGCCGATACTCGGGCTTCACCCAGGCGCGAGCCACGGCGCGTGCGCCGGCCAGCGGCCCCGTGTCCTCGGCGTACTGCCGCACGACGCGGTCCACCAGGTCGGGCGGCAGGATGCCCTTCTCCAGCAGCAGCGATTCCAGCGCCCGCACGCGCGAGGCGACGTACTGATCGACGTTCGGATGGTTCTTGCCCACGCGGCCTCACCCCCTGACCCCCTCTCCATGTAATGGAGAGGGGGGAGCTTTGGAGGGTTGATTTGAATCCTGTCTGCGCCCTACACCCTGCGCCCTACGACCTACGCCCTGTCAAGGTACGGCTCCCACAGATCGAGGTAGACGAACTCACGCGGCTCGGCGACGGGGCCGAACAGCTCGGCGGCCGCGAAGCGCACGCTGTAGAGCGGCTGCGGCTGCTCGCCCTGGCCGTGCGCGTGCGCGTCTGGGAAGACGTGCGCGCCGTGATAGTGGTGGATGACGCCGTGCTTGCCGCGGGCGTAGCGCGGCAGGCGTGTGTGGCCGCGTGGGTGCAGGTTGCGCGTGACCACGGCATCTCCGGACTTGAAACGCGGGGGCGCGGCCGGCTCCCGCTCGGTGCCGGGCATGAAGCGCTGCACGGGGCGCTGCACGGGCGGCGGCGGGCGGGAGAGCGCGGCGCTTGCCGGCGAATCGGGGTGGGACGTGAAGAAGTCCGCGCGCTTCTCCAGTTCCGCGGCGGCGATGACGCCCTTCTCCAGCAGCACGCGGGTGACGCCGTCCAACCAGTGCTCGTAGTAGCTGGTGTTCAGATAGGCGGCGTTGCCCATGCGCTCGATGCCGTGGCGGAACTCGTCGATGTTGACCAGGTTCTGGCCGCGCCCGCCCACGGCGTGCTGGATGGCGACCATCGCCGCCTCCCAGGGCGCGTGGAACGGCGGCTCGTTCGCCTCGCGCACGACGGGGCCGAAGCCGTGCATGCCGCCCAGGTCGTGGATGCCGTCCATCGCCCGCCTCCCGGCAACGCCGACACCCGGCATGATCGGGGAGCGGTGCAAACCGTGTCAAGGCGCGGGCGCGCGCCTTGCGTGACCGTGTTCCCGGAAGAGCACGGCCAACTCGCCGTGGTCGCTCCTGGCGGCGATGGTCGCGGCCGTCTCGCCGGCGTCGTTCGCCTGGGACGGATCGGCGCCCGCGGCGAGCAGCGCCCGGACCAGGGCGCGGTCGCCGTGCTGCGCGGCGGCGTGCAGTGGCGTCCAGCCGGCCTGCTGGCGGGCGTTCACCTCAGCGCCGCGCTCCAGCAGCAGAGCACAGACGGCGTGATGCAGGCCGGCCACGGCGCTGTGCAGCGGTTGCACCTGCATCGGGTTGCGGGCGACGGCGTTGACCGCGGCGCCGGCATCCAGCAGCACCCGCGCCGCCGCGGCGTGACCGAAGAAGGCCGCCAGGTGCAACGCGCTGAAGCCGTCGGCGGAGAACGCGCTCGCCCGCGCCGGATCGGCCTTGAGCAACTCCGCAACACGCGCCTCCCGGCCGAGCGCGGCCGCGGCGAATGGATCGAGCGACGGCCGCGCGGCCAGCAGCGCCTCCACGCTCTCGCCCTGCATGCGGTAGAGTGCGAAGAGCACGGCGGGCAGCCCGCCGGCGTTGCAGGCGCCGGCCAGCGCCGGCTCGGCCGCCAGCAGTCCGCGCACCGTGGCCGCGTCGCCCGCCTCGATCGCCGCGAACAGCTCCGTCGCTTGCGCCATCGTCACGCCTCCGGAGATACTTAGCTATGCTAATGAAGTCTAGCGCGTGAGCGAGCCGCCTTCAACGCTGCGCAGCGCGGCTTCTGTCGAGCAGGCGGCGCAGGTCGAGGCCGTGGCGACGCGGCTGCACAGCGTCGCCATCCACCTGCTGCGGCGGCTGCGGCGCGAGGATGAGGCGCTGGGCATCAGCGCGGCGCGGCTCTCGGCGCTCTCCGTCGTCGGCTTCGGCGGCCCGCGCACGCTGGGCGAGCTGGCGGCGGCCGAACAGGTGCGTCCGCCGACGATGACGCGCATCGTGGCCGCGCTGGAACGGGCGGGGCTGGTCGAGCGCGTGCGCGACGCGACGGATGGCCGCATCGTGCGCATCGCCGCCACGCCGCGCGGCCGCGCCCTGCTGGCAGCGGGTCGCGACCGGCGCACAAGTCGCCTGGCCGCGCGGCTGGACACGCTGCCGCCCGACGACCTGGCCACGCTCGATCGCGCCGGCGTCCTGCTCGAAGCGCTGCTGCGCGAGGAAGCGGCGGACGGCTAACGCATCCTCACCTCCTGCACCAGCGCAACGCTGTGGTCGGGGCCGAGGCCGAGGTCGAGCGCGTCGAGATTGTGCGTGATCGTGTCGAACAGGTCCGCGTAGGCGGGATCGCAGCTGCGGCGCGGGCCGGCGATGCTGTCGTTGAGCTGGCAGAGCACCTGATCGGGCGAGCCGTTGTACAGCGTGTAGGCGTAACCGGCGTCGGCGCAGAAGCCCGCGCGCTCCCAGAACAGCAGCGTCCCGTCGATCTCGTAGAGCCGGTTGCGGGACTGGGCGCAGCTCGCATTCTGCATCAGTGCCACAAACGGCGCGAGGTCCGGCCCCGATGGGGTTTGCTGCGGTGCGGATACGGTCTGCTGCACCGTCGCGATCGGCACGGCGGGCGTAGCATCGGCGTGCACGGACGCACCGCGGCTGCTGCCGCATCCCAACCCGCCGGCGAGCAGCGCCAGCGCCAGCGCGGCGCCGGATAGCCATTGCCATGAAGTGCGCATCGTCTTCTGCCTCCTCTGCCGAACGCCCGGCGGCGTTGCACCAGCGTTCGCTGTTCTCTCTGAGCAGAAGACGGCATCTTCCGGCGGGCCTTGCAGCGGGAGCGACGCCCGGAGCGATCGTGTTGCGTGCGTGCATGCGCCGGCTACGCCGCCCTCGCGCACGCGCCAAGACGAGGCCGCGGCGGAAGTTATGCGCCGGCGGCCGCCGGCCCGCGCCCCGGATAGTCCATGCCTACGTGGCCGGCCGCGACGAGCCGTTCGAACGTGGCCGGCGGCAGGTCAAGCAGCTCGTGGTAGACGTAGTCGTTGTCCTGGCCGAGCAGCGGCGCATGACGGCGGATGCGGTTCGGGGTCTCGGCCATACGGAAGATCAGGCCGGGATAGTCATGCGTGCCGGCCTCGGGGTGCTCGATCGATTCGAAGAAGCCACGGTCGCGCAGTTGCGGGCAGTTGAAGACCTCGGCCTCGTTCTGCACCGGGCCGGCCGCCACGCCCGCGTCCACCAGCGCCCGCCACAGCTCGCGGTCGTGCCAGAGGCGCGTCTCTTTGCCCAGCAGCGCGTCCAGCTCGTCGCGCTGCTGCCAGCGCGCGAGCGAGTCGGCGAAGCGCGACTCGGCCATCCAGGCCGGCTCGCCGAGCACGCGGCGCAGGGCGCGCCAGCTCGCGTCGTCGCCGGCGTCGATCGCGATCCAGCGGTCGTCGCCCTGGCAGGGATAGGCGCCGTGCGGGGCGCGGCTGGGATGGCCGTTGCCCTGCGGCGGCGCCGTACGGCCGTTCATCGTGTAGTCCATCACGAACTCGGCGAGATACGGCACGATGTTCTCGGCCTGCGACATCTCGATCTGCTGGCCCTGGCCGGTACGGCGGCGATGGCGCAGCGCGGCCAGCACGGCGAAGGCGCCCATCACGCCCGAGGCCGCATCGGCGGTGAAGGCGTCGCCGGTCATGTCCGGGTCCAGGTCAGGATAGCCGCGCAGCAGGTGGTGGCCCGTCAGCGACTCCATGTGCGTGCCGAACGAGCGCCAGTCCTTGTACGGCCCGCTGAGGCCGAAGCC
The Dehalococcoidia bacterium DNA segment above includes these coding regions:
- a CDS encoding nitrile hydratase accessory protein, whose amino-acid sequence is MYERQRNIVRRADGRPVNVARPRGQLFVCKDGCCCGRVEDGFASVPAGLYHEEWERRRLRNIVHLTVGGCLGPCALANVALLLFDGHALWFHSLNHGALVYRLYDYIETLLDADGFVPPPPPLDSLQFSASAWQERPDGQPVDDARPRHACAAPIPRFITSPPILREGGIDRGAIGAEGAAGVVDRLIADMAGEAAAPRKNGELIFEAPWQGRAFGMAVALHEEQLYAWEEFRQRLIGEIARADAGGDPSGYYERWLAAFEALLIERGVVSEEELTERTYQFDFGERDDVF
- a CDS encoding CoA transferase; the protein is MRPAAANLPLRHVRVLDIAVVWAGPHCTQLLAEWGAEVIKVEPLQHIQPATRGAETRLTREQAQRMRGLSIISAPPDFEPGPRPWNRTPSFNSHARNKKSVTLDLLYPEGYDTFLQLVAIADVLVENNVPETIERAHITYEELARVNPALIMLRMPGFGLSGPYKDWRSFGTHMESLTGHHLLRGYPDLDPDMTGDAFTADAASGVMGAFAVLAALRHRRRTGQGQQIEMSQAENIVPYLAEFVMDYTMNGRTAPPQGNGHPSRAPHGAYPCQGDDRWIAIDAGDDASWRALRRVLGEPAWMAESRFADSLARWQQRDELDALLGKETRLWHDRELWRALVDAGVAAGPVQNEAEVFNCPQLRDRGFFESIEHPEAGTHDYPGLIFRMAETPNRIRRHAPLLGQDNDYVYHELLDLPPATFERLVAAGHVGMDYPGRGPAAAGA
- a CDS encoding ankyrin repeat domain-containing protein codes for the protein MAQATELFAAIEAGDAATVRGLLAAEPALAGACNAGGLPAVLFALYRMQGESVEALLAARPSLDPFAAAALGREARVAELLKADPARASAFSADGFSALHLAAFFGHAAAARVLLDAGAAVNAVARNPMQVQPLHSAVAGLHHAVCALLLERGAEVNARQQAGWTPLHAAAQHGDRALVRALLAAGADPSQANDAGETAATIAARSDHGELAVLFREHGHARRAPAP
- the nthB gene encoding nitrile hydratase subunit beta: MDGIHDLGGMHGFGPVVREANEPPFHAPWEAAMVAIQHAVGGRGQNLVNIDEFRHGIERMGNAAYLNTSYYEHWLDGVTRVLLEKGVIAAAELEKRADFFTSHPDSPASAALSRPPPPVQRPVQRFMPGTEREPAAPPRFKSGDAVVTRNLHPRGHTRLPRYARGKHGVIHHYHGAHVFPDAHAHGQGEQPQPLYSVRFAAAELFGPVAEPREFVYLDLWEPYLDRA
- a CDS encoding MarR family transcriptional regulator, which codes for MSEPPSTLRSAASVEQAAQVEAVATRLHSVAIHLLRRLRREDEALGISAARLSALSVVGFGGPRTLGELAAAEQVRPPTMTRIVAALERAGLVERVRDATDGRIVRIAATPRGRALLAAGRDRRTSRLAARLDTLPPDDLATLDRAGVLLEALLREEAADG
- the nthA gene encoding nitrile hydratase subunit alpha; the protein is MGKNHPNVDQYVASRVRALESLLLEKGILPPDLVDRVVRQYAEDTGPLAGARAVARAWVKPEYRRLLLEQPKAALAELGLDYGDLRVVENTPAVHNMVVCTLCSCYPWAVLGLPPTWYKQPAYRSRAVIEPRAVLREFGVEIAPEREVRVWDSSAELRYMVLPLRPAGSEGLSEEQLVPLVSRDSLIGVAELAMPAAVAAN
- a CDS encoding YbhB/YbcL family Raf kinase inhibitor-like protein, with product MALLLCAALTACGSSKPRPGPATPSPPPAATPGRGLTVSSTAFTPDGPIPPDFTCDGANVSPPLSWSVPARGAAAYAVVVDDPDAPGGSFTHWLLLDLPATATSLPQGVPAAERPAIGGVQGRNDGGVTGYSGPCPSGGPAHYYRFTVYALDQPLNLAPVPGKGGVLNAMRGHILAQGTLVGTYQRAGR